The following are encoded in a window of Chryseobacterium sp. genomic DNA:
- a CDS encoding S8 family peptidase, giving the protein MNKAVIFLLGLGMTSAVSAQKQDRLAQKLERDRIENQQKIENYISKQGRENFTETEIAEMKATVAGFIDGRPYFWQTDDLAANRSANLVNLQNGSYTGLNGLPIDGEGQNIMVMDGGRVYDRHVDFGASSTGVPPAVPRVFDMEGGTVGYNFHATNVAGIIASEGIANSNDIGVIKKAKINSYSFNTTAQGTNYQKLASSPNANISNHSYGIVRGWRQEGANWYWEGDYNLTPTDTWSGAYVSNDATYDAIVYDNPNQIVIKSSGNYFGDGPSGSYVNAFKNVNGSWVPFTPSDVIPANNCSDGYNCIGWGSLAKNLIIVGATNRLATLGQLYTQPSDVIKAGFSSAGPRKDGAIKPDIAATGVSMVMPTYTSSTNYTAVSTSQGTSYSAPVISGIAGALTHVKRNLSGNASFMFKADEMKALLMHTTNEAGPNPGPDVWFGWGFADASQGAQVLIDNAANKNIFSRNVLTSGTPNNRVVVGQAGSPLKATISWIDPEGVPFTNSNDMWQNRTPRLINDFDLRIIDMVTNEVTYPWKIDALNPMAAATKGDNVVDNIEQVLLENPVAGRQYRVEVSNKGTLKDDSGAPMPQFYALVVTGYDFNATNQLSVKDIDPKEGIAVYPTVTSDYVTVVNPLKMGRITMHDMSGKMVLNVKAKDTQMIDMTSMPKGVYLINIETEHGNVTKKVIRK; this is encoded by the coding sequence ATGAATAAAGCAGTAATATTTTTACTGGGTTTGGGTATGACATCCGCGGTGAGTGCCCAAAAGCAGGATAGATTAGCACAAAAATTGGAGCGAGACCGTATTGAAAATCAGCAAAAAATTGAGAATTATATTTCAAAACAGGGTCGTGAGAACTTCACTGAAACTGAAATTGCCGAAATGAAAGCTACGGTTGCGGGATTCATAGACGGCAGACCTTACTTTTGGCAGACAGATGATTTGGCAGCCAACAGAAGTGCAAATCTTGTTAACCTGCAAAACGGATCATATACAGGCCTGAACGGTTTGCCAATTGACGGGGAGGGGCAGAATATTATGGTAATGGATGGCGGACGTGTCTATGATAGACATGTTGACTTCGGTGCATCTTCCACCGGTGTACCTCCAGCGGTTCCAAGAGTTTTTGATATGGAGGGCGGAACCGTTGGGTATAATTTTCACGCAACCAATGTTGCCGGAATTATTGCTTCGGAAGGTATTGCCAATTCAAATGATATCGGTGTGATCAAGAAAGCGAAGATCAACAGTTATTCATTTAATACTACAGCACAAGGAACAAACTATCAGAAACTAGCCTCATCACCGAACGCAAATATTTCCAATCACTCTTACGGAATTGTTAGAGGATGGAGACAAGAAGGTGCTAATTGGTACTGGGAAGGTGACTACAATTTAACTCCTACAGATACTTGGTCTGGTGCCTATGTGAGTAATGATGCGACATATGATGCTATAGTTTATGATAATCCTAATCAGATAGTTATTAAATCATCAGGTAATTACTTCGGAGACGGACCCAGCGGTTCATATGTGAATGCATTTAAGAACGTAAATGGAAGTTGGGTTCCCTTCACACCTTCCGATGTTATTCCTGCTAACAACTGCAGCGATGGATACAACTGTATTGGCTGGGGCTCATTAGCCAAAAACCTTATTATTGTAGGTGCTACAAACCGACTGGCAACCTTGGGACAACTTTATACGCAACCGTCTGATGTAATTAAAGCCGGTTTCAGCAGTGCAGGACCTCGAAAAGATGGAGCTATAAAACCAGATATTGCTGCTACGGGGGTTTCAATGGTAATGCCTACATACACCAGTTCAACAAATTACACTGCCGTTAGTACAAGCCAGGGTACCTCCTACTCGGCACCGGTCATCAGCGGTATTGCAGGTGCCCTAACCCATGTAAAGAGAAACCTTTCTGGTAATGCTTCGTTTATGTTTAAAGCTGATGAGATGAAGGCGCTTCTAATGCATACAACTAATGAGGCAGGACCAAACCCGGGCCCCGATGTGTGGTTCGGATGGGGTTTTGCAGATGCTTCGCAAGGCGCACAGGTGCTTATCGACAATGCAGCTAATAAAAACATTTTCAGCAGAAACGTACTGACATCAGGAACCCCAAATAACAGAGTTGTTGTAGGGCAGGCAGGTTCTCCTTTGAAGGCGACTATTTCGTGGATAGATCCTGAAGGAGTTCCTTTTACTAACAGTAATGATATGTGGCAGAACCGCACACCGAGGTTGATTAATGATTTTGATCTCAGGATTATTGATATGGTTACCAATGAGGTTACTTATCCCTGGAAGATTGACGCATTGAATCCGATGGCGGCAGCTACAAAAGGAGATAATGTTGTTGACAATATTGAACAGGTTCTTTTGGAAAATCCGGTAGCCGGCAGACAATACAGAGTAGAAGTGAGCAATAAAGGGACTCTGAAAGATGACTCCGGTGCGCCTATGCCACAGTTTTATGCACTTGTCGTAACTGGATACGATTTTAATGCGACCAACCAGCTTAGCGTTAAAGATATAGACCCTAAGGAAGGTATAGCTGTATATCCAACAGTCACTTCGGATTATGTTACAGTGGTGAACCCTCTAAAAATGGGTCGTATCACAATGCATGATATGAGCGGTAAAATGGTGCTTAATGTGAAGGCAAAAGATACGCAGATGATTGACATGACATCAATGCCTAAAGGTGTTTACTTGATTAATATAGAAACCGAGCATGGCAACGTGACAAAGAAGGTGATTAGAAAATAA
- a CDS encoding response regulator transcription factor, whose translation MKKETIIYSEHGLCLSFMVNSLREHGFHNQYEILKTSSLSEVRDLVTDNSQILLLYLNSMNMHEALDVVEKVLAINSDLKIIVISVKSEMKMVKRFFDRGVKGYLGKDTDYEEFHKALAQIIDGNVYISNDSKEALVNFICSVDDEKEKTGPRNSELTAREMDVLNLICDGLRTKAIAEKLFISTHTVESHRRNILLKFNINSSSQLVKYALENSLVN comes from the coding sequence ATGAAAAAAGAAACAATTATTTACAGTGAGCATGGACTCTGCCTGAGTTTCATGGTCAATTCGCTACGGGAACATGGCTTTCATAATCAGTATGAAATTCTAAAAACCAGTTCTTTAAGTGAAGTTCGGGATCTTGTTACGGACAATTCGCAAATTCTTCTGCTGTATCTGAACAGTATGAATATGCATGAAGCGCTGGATGTAGTAGAAAAGGTGCTGGCAATTAATTCGGATTTAAAGATTATCGTCATTTCTGTGAAATCAGAGATGAAAATGGTGAAGAGATTCTTTGACAGGGGGGTTAAAGGATATCTTGGAAAAGACACCGATTATGAAGAGTTCCATAAAGCTTTGGCACAGATTATTGATGGTAATGTGTACATCAGTAATGACTCGAAGGAAGCTCTTGTTAACTTCATCTGCAGTGTTGACGATGAAAAGGAAAAGACAGGTCCGCGCAATTCAGAACTCACTGCACGTGAAATGGATGTACTGAACCTGATCTGTGACGGACTGCGGACCAAGGCAATTGCGGAAAAACTTTTTATCAGTACCCATACAGTAGAGTCACACCGCAGAAACATCCTGTTGAAATTCAATATTAACAGTTCTTCCCAACTTGTAAAATATGCCCTTGAAAACAGTCTGGTAAATTAA
- the dnaE gene encoding DNA polymerase III subunit alpha, with translation MFLIFDTETTGLPQNFNAPLSDSQNWPRMVQIAWQLHDRDGNLIENQDYIIKPDGYDIPYNAARIHGISTQMAHEFGRDLSEVLAEFQQVLEKAQVVAGHNIDFDYKIVGAEFFRLGIPNTLQEIPAADTMELGTPYCQLGGGKNGRFKSPKLEELYEKLCGTKFDEAHNAAADVNATAQVFFEMMRIGLIPAELLRISETELKEFIAGHPLPFAPFPIVVRRQVAAFKKKKTVDFGESDEIELGDYFHFHNHSIYSSLQATSTISDLVRKALENDFPAVGLVDLGNMMGAFKFVSEVEKANDSIRKNYDEYLKQKEAAGGQEMKLSEPRKTPLLPIIGCEFYISDRPEQKQFTKDDPDRRTHVVLLAKNFDGYRNLAKLSSLGYVNGFYFGVPRISRSMIAEYKDNLIALTAGIAGDVPNTVLEFGETKGEEIFRWWKETFGDDFYVQIQNHGVDEEEHLNEILLQFADKYEVKILAQNETFYTDKDDAHIQDILYCIKDGEKLSSPVGRGFGKRRGLPTREFYIKGPEELRRTFIQYPDAFAAYSEFFAKFSAYTLKRDVLLPEFDIPGEFLSKEDLVDGGKRGENAYLRHLTYEGAARRYEVITDEIRERLDFELEVIAKTGYPGYFLIVQDFCNEARKMGVWVGPGRGSAAGSAVAYCTGITNVDPIAYDLLFERFLNPERISMPDIDIDFDDEGRDRIIKWVVEKYGKTNVAQIITYSVLGGKSAIKDAGRVLDLSIPETNNIAKLVPSTPGMNIAKAFAKFEKLGDEDKVLAQEMKDILANPEDSRYEVLAAAQKMEGCIRNTGIHACGVIITPEDISNLVPITIASKDADILVSQFDNSVAENAGLLKMDFLGLRTLTIIKHAIKLIRERHGIEINPDEIPLDDLKTYQLFKEGRTVGIFQYESPGMQKYMRELKPTKFADLIAMNALYRPGPIKYIPNFINRKHGSEEIVYDLPETEEYLKETYGITVYQEQVMLLSQKLANFTKGEADTLRKAMGKKDRATLDKMYPKFLEGGEKNNLDVDRLNKIWKDWEAFAEYAFNKSHSTCYALIAYQTAFLKANYPAEYMSSVMTNNLNNTKQITMFMEDCKNMGVDVLGPDVNESQYEFSVNDKGQIRFGLGAIKGIGEGPSEAIVQTRKERSYSDVYDFFQRIPSSQINKRVAESLVMAGAFDEVDNYHRAQYFDIDNNGKTNLERLLRYGQSFQESRNEIENSLFADFAEEVRIEPPKINPAPEWPNMYLLNKEKEIIGFYLSAHPLDEFKYQYSFIQGALGRNSILEGRPEDEIVALDPVIVPVEKDEEENEDLLDLIMDEDEGVLEDEQRNVEARGSFNFLNLDEIDAFRDRNFGPEQIRLFEEIQDYREKQKFNTNSKEYMVAGLVTEYTVRDGRNSGEKIAFITLEDYSGSYSFRLGDRDYLRLRDKIDVQRFLIFKIKFTISRDGRVFVNVTDVSELKEAFEQFAKSMTVVLDINDLRRDDVIFLRETLTRWAGNQKLGFYVKNPEDQSHIELLSLQTQVNISGDLIGVFNEMQRYEIYLN, from the coding sequence ATGTTCTTAATATTCGATACTGAAACCACCGGTTTACCTCAAAATTTTAATGCTCCGCTTTCCGATTCGCAAAACTGGCCCAGGATGGTACAGATTGCCTGGCAGCTCCATGACCGTGACGGTAATCTGATTGAAAATCAGGATTATATCATAAAGCCTGACGGATACGATATTCCTTATAATGCGGCCAGAATCCATGGTATCTCCACCCAGATGGCACATGAATTTGGTCGTGATCTCAGTGAGGTTTTGGCGGAATTTCAGCAGGTTTTAGAGAAGGCACAGGTCGTGGCGGGACACAATATTGATTTTGACTATAAAATTGTGGGTGCAGAGTTTTTCCGGCTTGGTATTCCAAACACTTTGCAGGAGATACCCGCAGCCGATACAATGGAGCTTGGTACCCCTTACTGTCAGTTGGGAGGTGGCAAAAACGGACGCTTTAAGTCGCCCAAACTTGAGGAACTGTACGAGAAACTTTGCGGAACCAAATTTGACGAGGCGCACAACGCCGCCGCCGATGTAAATGCGACCGCACAGGTTTTCTTTGAGATGATGCGCATCGGATTGATCCCTGCCGAACTGCTCCGAATTTCAGAAACGGAACTCAAGGAATTTATTGCCGGCCATCCGTTGCCTTTTGCGCCCTTCCCAATTGTCGTAAGAAGGCAGGTAGCCGCATTTAAGAAAAAGAAAACCGTTGATTTTGGTGAGTCTGATGAAATTGAATTGGGCGATTACTTTCACTTTCACAATCACAGTATCTACTCTTCACTTCAGGCTACAAGCACAATTTCCGATTTGGTACGCAAGGCGCTGGAAAATGATTTTCCGGCAGTAGGTCTGGTGGACCTGGGCAATATGATGGGCGCCTTTAAATTTGTTTCGGAAGTTGAAAAAGCCAATGATTCCATCAGAAAGAATTATGATGAGTATTTAAAACAGAAAGAAGCGGCAGGTGGGCAGGAAATGAAATTGTCTGAACCCCGAAAGACTCCGCTTTTACCCATAATCGGTTGTGAATTTTATATTTCAGACCGGCCTGAGCAGAAACAGTTCACCAAAGACGATCCGGACCGCAGGACGCACGTGGTTTTGCTTGCAAAAAACTTTGACGGCTACCGTAACCTCGCCAAATTATCAAGTTTGGGGTATGTAAACGGTTTTTACTTCGGGGTTCCCCGGATTTCCAGGTCGATGATTGCTGAATATAAAGACAATCTTATCGCTCTTACGGCGGGAATAGCGGGCGATGTACCAAATACGGTCCTTGAATTTGGAGAAACAAAAGGGGAGGAGATATTCCGCTGGTGGAAGGAAACCTTTGGTGATGATTTCTATGTTCAGATTCAAAACCACGGAGTTGATGAAGAAGAGCACCTTAATGAAATCCTGCTGCAGTTTGCGGATAAGTATGAAGTTAAAATACTGGCGCAAAACGAAACTTTCTATACAGATAAAGACGATGCCCACATCCAGGATATTCTTTACTGCATTAAGGATGGCGAAAAATTAAGCTCACCCGTTGGCCGCGGTTTTGGGAAAAGACGTGGTTTACCCACAAGAGAATTTTATATTAAAGGACCCGAGGAATTAAGGCGTACCTTCATCCAGTACCCGGATGCATTCGCTGCATATTCTGAGTTCTTTGCTAAATTTTCGGCGTACACATTAAAACGGGATGTGCTGTTGCCTGAATTTGATATTCCCGGGGAATTTTTAAGTAAAGAAGATCTCGTAGATGGAGGGAAACGAGGTGAGAATGCCTACCTGAGGCACCTTACCTACGAGGGTGCCGCAAGGCGTTATGAGGTGATTACTGATGAGATCCGTGAACGGCTGGATTTTGAACTTGAAGTCATTGCCAAGACCGGTTATCCCGGATATTTCCTGATTGTGCAGGATTTCTGTAACGAAGCCAGGAAAATGGGCGTTTGGGTAGGGCCAGGTCGAGGATCTGCCGCTGGATCTGCAGTAGCCTACTGTACCGGCATTACGAATGTGGATCCAATTGCGTACGACCTGCTTTTTGAGCGTTTTCTTAATCCTGAGAGGATCTCAATGCCCGACATTGATATCGATTTTGACGATGAAGGCAGGGACAGGATCATAAAGTGGGTGGTTGAAAAATACGGCAAAACAAACGTAGCACAGATTATTACTTATTCCGTATTGGGTGGAAAGTCGGCCATAAAGGACGCCGGCCGCGTGCTGGATCTGTCGATTCCGGAAACCAACAATATTGCCAAGCTGGTACCATCAACACCCGGGATGAATATTGCTAAAGCTTTTGCCAAATTTGAGAAACTCGGCGATGAAGATAAAGTTCTGGCGCAGGAGATGAAAGACATCCTGGCCAATCCTGAAGACAGCCGCTACGAGGTGCTTGCGGCAGCTCAGAAAATGGAAGGCTGCATCCGGAATACCGGGATTCATGCCTGCGGGGTGATCATTACACCGGAAGACATTTCCAATCTTGTACCTATCACAATTGCTTCAAAGGATGCGGATATCCTGGTATCTCAGTTTGATAACTCTGTTGCGGAGAATGCCGGACTGCTTAAGATGGACTTTCTTGGTCTCCGGACTTTAACCATCATCAAGCATGCCATTAAACTGATCAGGGAAAGACACGGTATTGAGATTAATCCTGACGAGATACCGCTGGATGACCTGAAAACCTATCAGCTCTTTAAGGAAGGGAGAACCGTTGGTATTTTTCAGTATGAAAGTCCGGGAATGCAGAAATACATGCGTGAACTGAAGCCCACCAAGTTTGCTGATCTTATCGCCATGAACGCCCTTTACCGGCCGGGACCTATAAAATACATACCTAATTTCATTAACCGGAAACATGGTTCCGAAGAAATTGTATATGATTTACCTGAAACGGAAGAGTATCTGAAGGAAACCTACGGTATTACTGTTTATCAAGAGCAGGTGATGCTGCTTTCACAAAAGCTGGCTAATTTTACAAAAGGCGAGGCCGATACCCTTAGAAAAGCGATGGGTAAAAAGGACCGTGCAACGCTGGATAAGATGTATCCCAAGTTTTTGGAAGGGGGCGAAAAAAACAATCTGGACGTAGATCGCCTCAATAAAATCTGGAAGGACTGGGAAGCCTTTGCTGAGTATGCTTTCAATAAATCACACTCAACATGTTATGCCCTGATCGCTTACCAAACAGCTTTTCTTAAAGCCAATTATCCGGCGGAATATATGTCCAGTGTGATGACGAATAACCTGAACAATACCAAGCAGATCACCATGTTTATGGAAGACTGCAAAAATATGGGCGTTGATGTGTTGGGACCCGATGTAAACGAATCACAATATGAATTCTCTGTGAATGACAAGGGTCAGATCCGTTTTGGACTGGGAGCCATTAAAGGTATTGGCGAGGGACCCAGTGAAGCCATAGTGCAAACGAGGAAAGAAAGATCTTACAGCGATGTCTACGATTTTTTCCAGCGTATACCTTCTTCACAGATCAATAAAAGGGTGGCGGAAAGTCTGGTTATGGCCGGTGCTTTTGATGAAGTAGACAACTATCACAGAGCACAGTATTTTGATATTGACAATAACGGAAAAACCAACCTGGAACGTTTGCTACGTTACGGGCAGAGTTTTCAGGAAAGTCGGAATGAAATTGAGAATTCACTGTTTGCTGATTTTGCTGAGGAGGTCCGCATCGAGCCGCCTAAGATTAACCCGGCACCGGAATGGCCCAATATGTATCTGCTCAACAAGGAGAAGGAAATCATCGGGTTTTATCTGTCGGCTCATCCTTTGGACGAATTTAAATATCAGTACAGTTTTATTCAGGGAGCGCTTGGCAGGAACAGTATTCTGGAAGGGAGACCGGAGGATGAAATTGTGGCTCTGGATCCTGTAATTGTTCCTGTGGAAAAGGACGAGGAGGAAAACGAAGACCTGTTGGATCTTATCATGGATGAGGACGAAGGAGTGCTGGAGGACGAGCAAAGGAACGTTGAGGCCAGAGGAAGCTTTAATTTTCTGAATCTGGACGAAATCGATGCCTTTCGCGACCGGAATTTTGGTCCAGAACAAATCCGACTGTTCGAAGAAATTCAGGATTACCGGGAAAAGCAGAAATTTAACACCAATTCCAAAGAATATATGGTAGCCGGACTGGTTACTGAATATACAGTACGGGACGGTCGGAACAGTGGAGAGAAAATCGCCTTCATCACACTGGAAGATTATTCAGGCAGCTATTCCTTTAGGCTTGGAGACCGCGATTATCTGCGGCTTCGTGATAAAATTGACGTGCAGCGTTTCCTTATTTTTAAAATTAAGTTTACGATTTCCCGTGACGGCCGTGTTTTTGTAAACGTTACAGATGTGAGTGAGCTGAAGGAAGCATTTGAACAGTTTGCCAAAAGTATGACCGTAGTACTTGATATCAATGACCTTCGCCGCGATGATGTGATTTTCCTCCGGGAAACACTGACACGCTGGGCCGGAAACCAGAAACTTGGTTTTTATGTAAAGAATCCGGAAGACCAAAGTCATATTGAGCTACTCAGTCTGCAGACTCAGGTAAATATCAGCGGAGACCTCATTGGAGTATTTAATGAGATGCAGCGCTATGAAATTTACCTAAATTAA